A region from the Ptychodera flava strain L36383 chromosome 10, AS_Pfla_20210202, whole genome shotgun sequence genome encodes:
- the LOC139141914 gene encoding CMP-N-acetylneuraminate-poly-alpha-2,8-sialyltransferase-like, with amino-acid sequence MLHIAYRRRKRCVCLCLIVLPLAVMSFTVVTTMRFDIFEPFKAKDKFTIPTGSSAHLLLNDEKESQYIYGERESQYANELGENPFRDKARAFSLGMRPLMAKMLEANKRKQTQPRKTNNSPLQAFRKNISENIFIKQDIRIFKLEVQPSEINFLQSYQDKLVRHDLSYQKMSNLTTPLKNMTSCAVVASDSVLKNSKCGFHIDSTPFVMRTTLLTQRKDTYGDIGRKSDLTFLDRSFLSKLHNSLSERNARTGFVDPNDLREYNKTIFLYPWRIRKADKERLQLRHTTMRLRQAYGIHLRMAYSPLKPLALEVNEFWGLSQSNAGLILTTMAILFCDKVEVYGAGSLIGNNRDGIQQKGGAGYGTDAVGQVARILNKMHDSGIIKIRNKCA; translated from the exons ATGTTACACATCGCCTACAGAAGGCGGAAACGATGCGTCTGTCTCTGTTTAATCGTCCTTCCATTGGCCGTGATGTCGTTCACTGTGGTTACCACAATGCGTTTTGATATATTCGAGCCTTTCAAGGCGAAGGACAAATTTACAATTCCGACAGGCAG TTCAGCTCACCTTTTGCTCAATGACGAGAAGGAAAGCCAGTATATATATGGTGAGAGGGAGAGCCAGTATGCCAACGAACTAGGAGAAAATCCCTTTCGAGACAAGGCAAGAGCTTTTTCGCTGGGAATGCGCCCTCTTATGGCAAAGATGTTAGAAGCCAATAAAAGAAAGCAAACACAGCCTCGAAAGACTAACAATTCTCCTTTGCAAGCGTTCAG GAAAAATATTTCGGAGAATATCTTTATAAAACAGGACATCAGAATCTTCAAACTGGAAGTACAACCGAGCGAGATTAACTTCCTTCAGAGCTATCAAGACAAACTAGTTAGGCATGATCTCAGCTATCAGAAGATGTCAAATTTGACAACTCCTCTGAAAAACATGACTTCGTGCGCCGTCGTCGCCAGTGATTCCGTTTTGAAGAACTCTAAGTGTGGTTTCCACATCGATTCAACACCTTTCGTCATGCGAACTACTTTGTTGACACAGCGGAAGGATACATATGGCGACATTGGCCGGAAGAGCGACCTCACCTTCTTGGATAGGTCATTTTTGTCCAAATTACACAACTCTCTGTCGGAGAGAAACGCAAGGACTGGTTTTGTTGACCCAAATGATCTAAGAGAGTATAACAAGACAATATTTCTCTACCCTTGGCGTATACGCAAAGCAGACAAGGAGCGACTGCAGCTGAGACACACAACAATGCGCCTGCGTCAAGCGTATGGCATCCATCTAAGGATGGCATATTCACCGTTGAAGCCTCTTGCTCTTGAAGTGAACGA GTTTTGGGGCTTGTCTCAATCGAATGCCGGGCTGATATTGACAACGATGGCAATATTATTTTGTGACAAGGTAGAGGTTTATGGTGCCGGTTCACTAATTGGAAACAACAGAGATGGGATACAGCAAAAAGGAGGTGCTGGTTACGGTACGGATGCCGTAGGACAGGTCGCCAGAATTCTAAACAAAATGCACGATAGTGGCATCATTAAGATTCGCAACAAATGCGCCTAG